The Oncorhynchus gorbuscha isolate QuinsamMale2020 ecotype Even-year linkage group LG08, OgorEven_v1.0, whole genome shotgun sequence DNA window AAACCGACTTGTCTGTGGCAGTATCACACATGGTTGTGTGGTTTTGTAGGGCAGTGCCTCCAGTCGTCAACAGTTTCGATTTTATGGTCTGTTACAAATCTGATGCTTTTCAATAGAAAATTATTCTCACCTACTAGGACAATGTTTTGGCTAGCTTTCAGAAATAGTATTTGTCCTTTTTGTATATTTTGTCACTAAGACGCATTAAACACCATTGAGTGCTAAGAGCATGACCAAAATACAACTAATTGGGTGACAGAGGAAGAGTAGTCCCTTTCTTTGCCTTTGTCTGTAGAACCCTTTAGACCAATTCCACCGGCCCCACAAAGCGTCCATTCTCTGGCCCATTGGTATTCTAGCCCAGTAACGGGGAAGTTATTGCAGGGAATGGCGAACCCAActacaaacagaaaataacaaaacaGCGGTCAGAGAAATTCTagaatatgttgaatttgtattctcctttttatttaacattttaatACGTGGATTAAAACTGAAGATTTTTTGTTCCCTAAGATTTCAGGTCCGCTAATAAAAAAGGACACTTTTAAATGAATTTGTGGAGCTGCGGAGCTCCTGATGCGTTAAAGTGAAATCAAGTCCTTTTGAGGTGCGCTCTTTAAATTGATCTGTTCAGTATGTATTGTGTTGTGGCTTTTGCCTCAACATTGTTAGTAAAACCAGTACACACTTCATAACAATATATTGATGCTAAGCAGTCTTGCAAACTCCTCAAAAGGGATTGCAAAACACCATGTTTTCCCCATGTTTTTCCCCTATTGCTGTTCTTGACTTCCCTCCTTTCCTTGTTTGTTTCATTCTTATGACAGAATGTAGTGTTGCAACTTATAGGTATGCATAGTTTGAAATGCTTGATTAAGGTACATTAGTTTTTTTCTCACAGACATACActggcaaaaaaacaaacaagactGCTCCTTGACCTTTGTAATCACATATAATCCAGTCATTGTTCAGCTCATTACATTATAAGTATATGCATTGTttcatatgtttttatttatacaCATTAGAGATgctaatacattttattttttaaagtgtcAACGTTTGGAAAGTTTTTTTGTAATCTTGTAAATAACGGCATACTGCTCTAGGAGTGTTCATGTGTGAGCCTTATTTGTCAAACTATATAAAGCAGGATAACAtccgagagagagaccaggcttcATCACACATCATGACTGAAATGTTCATGTACTTGTTTTTAAAAAAAAGGATCACTTTCGCATATGTCATAGGTTTTGTTTAGCATGTCCACTTCTCTCAGTTAAATCATTTCATAACTTCCCAGTCAAATTCCATCTATTTGACTGTTTACGATTCACAAATGATTACATTTCCTgaagaaaatgtgtttttcttggCTGTCTTAAAATATTTGTATGGCAGTGGGAGATGTGTTAAATGTGGAATCCAAGCTCTTAAGAAGCTGAAGTGGTTCAATATAGTAAGAATAGGTCTGATTTGCTAGTAGACtgctatatatggaaaaatatggCAGTTTGCCTCCAAAATGAAATGTGCCTAAAACTCGTCAGGGATGTGATATCCTACTCCTGACACCAATGTAGTTTAATTAGGAGTTACCCTGAACGGACCTTAAACCGTCTTCCCTGTGActgtcattccaaaatcattatGTCAAAAGTCTTAAATTGGGTGGTTCACTTTTATTTTGTACCAAATCTATGTTTTTATGtcaatgtaatgttatacgtgttCAGACATTTTTTCCCTTTAGATTTCACTTGCTTTTGTGAAACTTACCGCACCAGCAATAGACTTCCTCATTGCCCCTTCTGCTTCAGTATGGGAGCCACTAGCCCTCCACCATGACTCAGTTATATTACATTAGTCAATTTATTGAACAAAGGCGTCTTCTGTACGGGGGAGTTTAATTATCGCTCAGTCTGAACATTAACACGCATCGCTTGCGGTACATTTTTTGTTAGCATAATACTTATCTTTCATATtagcgaggggggggggggaaataatTGATACACTTCCATGTTACAGCGCGTGTTTACGGATGACAGAGGGACCACCTGTGCTAATCAGCTATCTAAGCATGTTTTCGAACACCTGTACGTAACGGAAGGCCGCCAGAACGTATTGTCACAGGAAAAACACTGCTGCAACTGTGCTAAAGCAGGGTAAAACAGTGTACAGTTAGTGTATATTTAGCGTTTGTAAAATTGTTTTTATGTGATATGAAAGTAAAAGGCTTTACGTTTCTAGAACCGCATTGCAATTGAGGATCTACTCACGTTTTGGCTGCCATAGCCAGTCTACCTCTGAAAATAAGGTCCTTGAACCTTAAGTATTAACGTACGGTAAACTTTAGGCTCCTTAAAAGATTTTACTGCGGCGCGCTAAATCAGGATCACAGTGTTTCttggtcttaaacaaatctactttgaaacaaaactATATACGTCACACACATGGCTATGGGCTTAAAAAAGGAGACTGGTACCATAGCAGATACAGAGTTCAAACGTATTCCAATTTGAGTTTGCATCCAAATATAATTCTTTATATACAGCACATACGAATGATTAATTATGAAACATAATAACATTACACCCACGAGGACACTGGGTattttgactgcaggaaagggctacaagTACATATTCGGGTAGAGGGCCATGGATAAACACAAAAAATGAAAATAGAAATGCTCTCTGTACAGTGATGCAGGTCTATAGAGGCTGTACACATGAAATGGTGTATTACTTTATCCACAACCTTATTCCATTTTGTTGGACTCAAGCGATACTTATGAGTACGAGCTTGTGGTGATACGACAAATGAGAAAGCACGCGTATGCTCGTAAAAGAGTGAATGGAAAATGGTTATATTTCCAGGCAATTTACATCAAACAGGGATTTGGTTAATAAAAAGTGAATCACTACTTTAAATGTCTTTGGATAGGTCGTCACGCGGTATTTGGTTTAGTTATAGGTTAGTGATGGGAAGTTCGGCTCTTATTACTGACTTGGATCTGTTCAACTCGTTCAGTCAGAAGAACGAATCTTTCGAATAATTTCGTTCATTTGATTCAGTAATACTCAGAGCACGCAGGACCCCCCCCCCTATCAGCGAAAGATGAACTGAAAACTCGAGTCGATGACCATAGGGGGAATATTGGAGCTATCATTTGTGACAAGACTTGTAAACGTGTGCTTTAAACAATGTACATGTGTTGATTGCTAGGCATACAAATAATATTATTTATTGATACATTTGAAACGAGGTCTAGCTGTGGCGCAACAAAACTATATTGTGAACAACTTGGCGGAATGCATTGCTTGTTGTGAGGGTGATAAGCACAGTCCCAAACGAATCGTTCTCGAGTTCGAGTAATTTGAGTAGAGGCTGTGCATGTTTTGGTTGTACAAAGCTGTGTCCATAACATTCAATAATCAATTAGTTGCACTCATTCTTGCATCATGTGAATAATTATCCGTTCTAAACATGTATTGTTCTTCTCTATGCTTATTTCGTGATCTATTTTACTGCGCTCATATGACAGACAGTTAGTGGTGGAAGCATATCTCTTGGGGCCGCAGAGCCGTAGGAGCGTATATTAATCCGGCTGTTTGTCTCATTACAACCAGCACTAGTAGGTCAAACGAATGACTGAAATGAATGAGTCACTCAGAAAAACTAAAAATCGAGTCAGTGAAAAGATTCGTTCGCGAACTGTACATCACTATTTCGGTTGCCTTAAGCCACCGTATCTTCTCCAGTGGGCgtgtgggtaatgtagtgtataacACACGTGCgtagttttttttaaatcgccAGTTCAAACGTTGAAATATGGCAGGCCTGGAGTTATTGTCAGATCAAGGATATCGTCTTGATGGAAGAAAAGCTGCTGAACTGCGGAAAGTACAAGCTCGTATGGGTGTATTTGCCCAAGCTGACGGGTCTGCGTACATAGAACAGGGAAATACCAAAGCGCTGGCAGTTGTGTATGGTCCTCATGAAGTAAGTTTCTTGCTAAAATAGCGTGTTAGCAAAGATAccttgttagctaacgttacatagaTCACACGCTAGCTAACATACAACTGAGATTAATTAGCTATGGAAATTGCTTCAGCTCGGCTTGCATTTCAGATCAGTTTGTTTATCCAACTTGTAATTGTTCCAACATAGCTAACGTTAATGTGTTCAGCCCCCTGGTTTTAGTCTAGAGAGCTAAACTAGCCACCCTGCACACTCCACCTGTGCCTCGGGTCCAGACCTCTTAGTAGATGTGGTAGCATACACAGGGAGACTACACTTTCCCACCTATGGCCCAAGGTAACGTGAGGGTGTATTACTGCTGCCACCAATGCAGTGCTTGAGAAGGAGCAGTTGGCGCAATACTTGAAGAATCAATGAGACTGCAGTTAGGGGGTTCGAGAGGAGCGCATTTAAAATCAAATGTACTCTGTTCTCCAGGTGCGAGGCTCCCGCAGCAAGACCCTCCATGACCGTGCTGTCATCAACTGCCAATACAGCATGGCTACCTTCAGTACAGCTGAGAGGAAGAGAAGACCCCACGGGGACCGCAAGTCCACAGAGATGAGCCTTCACCTCAAGCAGACTTTCGAGGCAGCAGTGTTGACTAATCTGTACCCACGCTCTCAAATAGACATTTATGTCAAGGTACCACACTATTTCAGATAGGAATTAACTATAAAATTGGTTGTGGTGGAGTATGATGCTATTCATAAAATGGTGACATTAAAGTGGTTGTATATCCTGTCCTTGGGATTTGGAACCAATTTTAAGTTTTGTTTGGTTAGTTTCATGTTCTCCGGTATAGAGATTTCTTCATCAATTTGAACCCTGAAACATGGGGTTTAAAAAAACAACCCAACTTGAATTGAAACATTTcacactccctcttccctctcagaTCTTGCAGTCAGATGGAGGGAATTACAGTGCGTGTGTGAACGCCGCTACTCTGGCAGTAGTCGATGCGGGCATCCCCATGCGTGACTATGTGTGCGCCTGCACTGCAGGCTTTGTGGATGAGACCCCATTGGCAGACCTGTGCCATGCTGAAGAGAGTGGAGGGGGCACATCACTGGCCCTGGCATTGTTGCCTCGTGGCGGGCACATTGCCCTGCTACAGATGGACGCCCGACTCCACCAGGACCACCTAGAGACACTGATGGAGGCGGCAATGACGGCCTGTAAGGGCGTCAGCAAAGTGTTGGACGAGGTGGTGAGGCAGCATCTACAGGAGGTGTCTGCGCTGACTGGAGAGTGATGTAGCTTGGACTTTGGGGTAGATTGGTCTGCGTGAAAGGCAGGGAAGGTAGGAGAAGTTGGAGGAAACTTTTTTTATTGTACAATCGTGTTATGCATTTGTATTAAAAAATGAAATCTAAACCCATTGAcgtgttctgtctgtgttttgAATGATCCATAAACTTGACTGAGATGATTGGTTGACAGAGAGCCATAGATAAGGGTCTACATCAGGTAAATCAATCAGCAAAAATAAAACTAATGATTTGTAGCATCACCTGAACCGTGTTTTTGAAATAGATTTCTGTGAAACTTTGTTAAGGTCATCTTCCAAACCATCAGGGAGAGCCAGTCATAAATGGCAATACTGTGATCTATAtttatgtatactgaacaaaatataaacgtaacatgtaaagtgttttttTTGCTAAAGCGAGAGCTGAGTTGGTCCGTCACACAATAGTCCGGTAAGAAACTAGGAAAAACATGTTGCGCAGTATGGCCTAGCACCTGTCATCTTGGGTGTTACCCTTACTGTGTCCGAGAGGTAGGCTCTGGCTGACAACTACACATTTGTAAAGGTATTAAGACTCATTGTTTGGTTGAAAATAAACACCGTTTAGGTATTTGCGCGTTCAACGTAGCTGGTTCTATGACGCTAGCTAACACATCTTCCCAATCAATATTGGGTTAGCAggtacgttagctagctaggttaacgATGTTGAGCGCTAAAGCTAACGCAACATTATTGAATATTATTGTGCGAGTCTTAGTTTCCTAGGGTCCAGCTGAGCCTGTGTGAGTGGTACAAGGCAACAATATGGGACTGCTGTCTGACCCAAACCGAAAGTGAGCCCTGACCGACCTTCTCACCTGTTTCAATGCACCAATTTGGTGAGTCCTTGTAGAATCCGTTGGGGAATGGAATGGAACTGGGCATCCTCTTGATGTACCCAATCCACTTTGTAGGGTATACCCAATCCACTTTGTAGGGTATCATTTAAATTGTTCCCCTATAAAAGTAGGGTGAGTCAGCCTGATAAGCCTTCTTCCTATAGCATATCACTTGTGTCAGGAAAAATGATCTGCCCTTCCTATCACTAACCCCAATTTTGACATTCAGTGCTTAATTACCTATCACAATTCCAGCTGTAAGAATGATAtaatccccctgtcctctcccataATATTCCTTCTgcatttctctcttctctgtagtgGGATGCCAGTGGATTGGATGGTGTATACTATGCTGTCTCGAGGGCTAGAAGTGTTTACTCAGAGCTTCACCTGCAAACTTCCCTTCCCCGATGAAAACAAAGAGAGATATGCGAGTGTGTGCTAAGACAAAGATGTCTAAACATGCATTTAATTTGATCCCAGTGCGTGCACACTTTCACACAGACGCATTCTTTCCTCTCAGGctttattttctttctctcactcatccgtttctctgtttgtctgtcagtCTCGGTCAGATGGTGCATGGCACTAACATTTATGGGATCCTGCGGGCTCCCAGAGCCCCTCATACTGATGCCCTGGTGCTGGGCGCCCCCTGTGGTGATGGAAACAACGACAACCAGGCTGGGCCTTGCCCAGTACTTCAGTAGTAAGCATACTACTTACACAGACCATTGGAGAAGCACCACACAAGCATACACTCCTACCTCCTTTCTTTAATTAATCAGTCAATGATTCGGTCTCTTCTCAGGTCAGATCCACTGGGCTAAGGGTACCTTTCTGGTGAATGAACATGACCTGATCGGCATGCAGGCCTGGCTCGAGGGATACCACCACACCAACACCAATGGTCAGTACCTGCATCTCTGTAATGATGTAACCCTGTAATGCACCAGTCGTAGAGACACCATTATGGACTCTGTATGTATTCTAAATGTCTCTGTTCCATCAACCCCAAACCTGCCACCACTGTGCCTCACTCTGGGTCCCCCAGGTGGTGACTGGTCTCTGCTGCAGGGGAGAGGTGGCTTCATCCAGGCAGCACTGTCTCTGGAGCAGTGCAGTGACATCATCACCAGTCTGCACCTGGTTCTGGAGGGGCTCAATGGCCAGCTGCCAAACCTGGACCTGGCCAACCTCTTCTAAGCCTTCTGCCAGAAGATAGTGTACCTGTGTACCATCCAGGGCAAGGTAAGGAGGAAATCCAAATGCCAGCAGTTAATTCAGTGAGTAATTTATTTGATATACTTGCAGAGGTACTTTGATTTTTTTTCAAGTCTAATAATATCACACCACAAACAATTCAGCTTGTCCCTTCCTCTGTATTTGTGTCAGGTAAGGACGAGCCAGTagtaacacatttacattacatttaagtcatttagcagacactcttatccagagcgacttacaaattggtgcattcaccttatgacatccagtggaacagtcactttacaatagtgcatctaaatcttaaggggggggggtgagagggattacttatcctatcctaggtattccttaaagaggtggggtttcaggtgtctccggaaggtggtgattgactccgctgtcctggcgtcgcgagggagtttgttccaccattggggggccagagcagcgaacagttttgactgggctgagcgggaactgtacatcctcagtggtagggaggcgagcaggccagaggtggatgaacgcagtgcccttgtttgggtgtagggcctgatcagagcctggaggtactgaggtgccgttcccctcacagctccgtaggcaagcaccatggtcttgtagcggatgcgagcttcaactggaagccagtggagagagcggaggagcggggtgacgtgagagaacttgggaaggttgaacaccagacgggctgcggcgttctggatgagttgtaggggtttaatggcacaggcagggagcccagccaacagcgagttgcagtaatccagacaggagatgacaagtgcctggattaggacctgcgccgcttcctgtgtgacgcagggtcgtactctgcggatgttgtagagcatgaacctacaggaacgggccaccgccttgatgttggttgagaacgacagggtgttgtccaggatcacgccaaggttcttggcgctctgggaggaggacacaatggagttgtcaaccgtgatggcgagatcatggaacgggcagtccttccccgggaggaagagcagctccgtcttgccgaggttcagcttgaggtggtgatccgtcatccacactgataagtctgccagacatgcagagatgcgattcgccacctggtcatcagaagggggaaaggagaagattaattgtgtgtcgtctgcatagcaatgataggagagaccatgtgaggttatgacagagccaagtgacttggtgtatagcgagaataggagagggccaagaacagagccctgggggacaccagtggtgagagcgcgtggtgaggagacagattctcgccacgccacctggtaggagcgacctgtcaggtaggacgcaatccaagcgtgggccgcgccggagatgcccaactcggagagggtggagaggaggatctgatggttcacagtatcgaaggcagccgatagatctagaaggatgagagcagaggagagagagttagctttagcagtgcggagggCCTCCgtgacagaggagagcagtctcagttgaatgactagtcttgaaacctgactgatttggatcaagaaggtcattcagagagagatagcgggagagctggccaaggacggcacgttcaagagtttgagagaaaagaaagaagggatactggtctgtagttgttgacatcggagggatcgagtgtaggttttttcagaaggggtgcaactctcgctctcttgaagacggaagggacgtagccagcggtcagggatgagttacatttacatttaagtcatttagcagacgctcttatccagagcgacttacaaattggtgcattcaccttatgacatccagtggaacagtcactttacaatagtgcatctaaatcttaaggggggggtgagagggattacttatcctatcctaggtattccttaaagaggtggggtttcaggtgtctccggaaggtggtgattgactccgctgtcctggcgtcgtgagggagtttgttccaccattggggggccagagcagcgaacagttttgactgggctgagcgggagctgtacttcctcagtggtagggaggcgagcaggccagaggtggatgaacgcagtgcccttgtttgggtgtagggcctgatcagagcctggaggtactgaggtgccgttccctcacagctccgtaggcaagcaccatggtcttgtagcggatgcgagcttcaactggaagccagtggagagaacggaggagcggggtgacgtgagagaacttgggaaggttgaacaccagacgggctgcggcgttctggatgagttgaaggggtttaatggcacaggcagggagccc harbors:
- the exosc4 gene encoding exosome complex component RRP41; translation: MAGLELLSDQGYRLDGRKAAELRKVQARMGVFAQADGSAYIEQGNTKALAVVYGPHEVRGSRSKTLHDRAVINCQYSMATFSTAERKRRPHGDRKSTEMSLHLKQTFEAAVLTNLYPRSQIDIYVKILQSDGGNYSACVNAATLAVVDAGIPMRDYVCACTAGFVDETPLADLCHAEESGGGTSLALALLPRGGHIALLQMDARLHQDHLETLMEAAMTACKGVSKVLDEVVRQHLQEVSALTGE